A genome region from Drosophila simulans strain w501 chromosome 2R, Prin_Dsim_3.1, whole genome shotgun sequence includes the following:
- the LOC6734461 gene encoding potassium/sodium hyperpolarization-activated cyclic nucleotide-gated channel 2 isoform X10 → MVHFDDVSLYGTPKEEPMPNIPIVSEKVSANFLKSQLQSWFQPTDNRLAMKLFGSRKALVKERIRQKTSGHWVIHPCSSFRFYWDLCMLLLLVANLIILPVAISFFNDDLSTRWIAFNCLSDTIFLIDIVVNFRTGIMQQDNAEQVILDPKLIAKHYLRTWFFLDLISSIPLDYIFLIFNQIMKLQDFSDSFQILHAGRALRILRLAKLLSLVRLLRLSRLVRYVSQWEEVYILQNLQKKSADRRGRMNRKDKDGLTKSNLILKFLNMASVFMRIFNLICMMLLIGHWSGCLQFLVPMLQGFPSNSWVSINELQESYWLEQYSWALFKAMSHMLCIGYGRFPPQSLTDMWLTMLSMISGATCYALFLGHATNLIQSLDSSRRQYREKVKQVEEYMAYRKLPRDMRQRITEYFEHRYQGKFFDEELILGELSEKLREDVINYNCRSLVASVPFFANADSNFVSDVVTKLKYEVFQPGDIIIKEGTIGTKMYFIQEGVVDIVMANGEVATSLSDGSYFGEICLLTNARRVASVRAETYCNLFSLSVDHFNCVLDQYPLMRKTMETVAAERLNKIGKNPNIMHQKDEQLSNPESNTITAVVNALAAEADDCKDDDMDLKENLLHGSESSIAEPVQTIREGLPRPRSGEFRALFEGNTP, encoded by the exons atg GTACACTTTGATGACGTGTCGTTGTACGGCACTCCGAAAGAGGAGCCCATGCCCAACATACCGATCGTGTCGGAAAAAGTCTCTGCGAATTTCCTAAAAAGTCAATTGCAATCATGGTTCCAGCCGACGGACAACCGACTGGCCATGAAACTGTTTGGCAGCCGAAAGGCGCTGGTCAAGGAGCGCATACGTCAGAAAACTTCCGGGCACTGGGTCATACACCCGTGCAGTTCATTCAG GTTTTACTGGGACCTTTGCATGCTTTTATTATTAGTAGCAAATCTTATTATCCTGCCAGTCGCAATATCATTCTTCAACGATGATCTGAGCACACGATGGATTGCCTTCAACTGCCTAAGTGATactatttttttaatagataTTGTAGTCAATTTTAGAACAG GAATTATGCAACAAGACAACGCTGAACAAGTAATATTGGATCCAAAGCTTATAGCTAAACACTATTTAAGAACTTGGTTTTTTCTCGATTTGATTTCGTCGATACCGCtagattatatatttttaattttcaatcaa attaTGAAATTGCAGGATTTCTCTGATTCTTTTCAAATATTGCATGCCGGACGCGCCCTGCGCATCCTGCGCCTGGCCAAGCTCCTATCCCTGGTGCGACTGCTCCGCCTTTCCCGCCTCGTGCGCTACGTGTCCCAATGGGAGGAGGTCTAT ATTCTGCAGAATCTACAGAAAAAAAGTGCTGATCGCAGAGGGAGAATGAACAGAAAAGACAAAGATGGCTTGACAAAAAGCAACCTAATTCTCAAG TTCCTCAATATGGCCTCGGTCTTCATGAGGAtcttcaatttaatttgcatgatGCTCCTGATCGGCCATTGGAGCGGTTGCTTGCAGTTCTTAGTGCCAATGTTGCAGGGTTTTCCATCCAACTCCTGGGTCTCCATCAACGAGTTGCAG GAATCGTACTGGCTGGAGCAGTATTCGTGGGCATTGTTCAAGGCCATGTCGCACATGCTCTGCATAGGCTacggcag ATTCCCGCCACAATCACTGACAGACATGTGGCTAACGATGCTATCGATGATATCCGGGGCCACCTGTTACGCATTGTTCCTCGGTCACGCGACCAATCTCATCCAGAGCTTGGACTCCAGCCGGCGCCAGTATCGCGAGAAGGTCAAACAGGTGGAGGAGTACATGGCCTACCGCAAGCTGCCACGCGACATGCGGCAGCGCATCACGGAATACTTCGAGCATCGGTACCAGGGTAAATTCTTCGATGAAGAGTTGATACTTGGCGAGTTGAGCGAAAAACTGCGCGAGGATGTCATCAACTACAACTGCAG ATCCCTCGTGGCGTCAGTGCCTTTTTTTGCTAATGCCGATTCGAATTTCGTTTCCGACGTAGTTACCAAACTGAAATACGAAGTTTTCCAACCAG GTGATATTATCATAAAGGAGGGTACGATCGGTACTAAGATGTACTTCATACAGGAGGGCGTGGTGGACATTGTCATGGCCAACGGCGAG GTTGCCACCTCACTTTCGGATGGGTCCTACTTCGGTGAGATCTGTCTGCTGACCAATGCGCGTCGTGTGGCCAGCGTGCGAGCCGAAACCTATTGCAATCTATTCTCGTTGAGCGTGGATCATTTCAATTGCGTTCTGGATCAGTATCCGCTGATGCGCAAGACCATGGAGACTGTGGCCGCCGAGCGGTTAAACAAGATCGGCAAGAATCCAAACATAATGCATCAGAAGGACGAGCAGCTGAGCAATCCGGAGTCGAACACAATTACGGCTGTGGTTAATGCCCTGGCTGCCGAGGCGGATGACTGCAAAGATGA TGACATGGATCTCAAGGAGAATTTACTGCATGGGTCAGAGTCGAGCATTGCTGAGCCGGTGCAGACGATACGTGAGGGTCTCCCAAGGCCACGGAGCGGGGAGTTCCGGGCCTTGTTCGAGGGTAACACTCCATGA
- the LOC6734461 gene encoding potassium/sodium hyperpolarization-activated cyclic nucleotide-gated channel 2 isoform X11: protein MPNIPIVSEKVSANFLKSQLQSWFQPTDNRLAMKLFGSRKALVKERIRQKTSGHWVIHPCSSFRFYWDLCMLLLLVANLIILPVAISFFNDDLSTRWIAFNCLSDTIFLIDIVVNFRTGIMQQDNAEQVILDPKLIAKHYLRTWFFLDLISSIPLDYIFLIFNQDFSDSFQILHAGRALRILRLAKLLSLVRLLRLSRLVRYVSQWEEVYFLNMASVFMRIFNLICMMLLIGHWSGCLQFLVPMLQGFPSNSWVSINELQESYWLEQYSWALFKAMSHMLCIGYGRFPPQSLTDMWLTMLSMISGATCYALFLGHATNLIQSLDSSRRQYREKVKQVEEYMAYRKLPRDMRQRITEYFEHRYQGKFFDEELILGELSEKLREDVINYNCRSLVASVPFFANADSNFVSDVVTKLKYEVFQPGDIIIKEGTIGTKMYFIQEGVVDIVMANGEVATSLSDGSYFGEICLLTNARRVASVRAETYCNLFSLSVDHFNCVLDQYPLMRKTMETVAAERLNKIGKNPNIMHQKDEQLSNPESNTITAVVNALAAEADDCKDDDMDLKENLLHGSESSIAEPVQTIREGLPRPRSGEFRALFEGNTP from the exons ATGCCCAACATACCGATCGTGTCGGAAAAAGTCTCTGCGAATTTCCTAAAAAGTCAATTGCAATCATGGTTCCAGCCGACGGACAACCGACTGGCCATGAAACTGTTTGGCAGCCGAAAGGCGCTGGTCAAGGAGCGCATACGTCAGAAAACTTCCGGGCACTGGGTCATACACCCGTGCAGTTCATTCAG GTTTTACTGGGACCTTTGCATGCTTTTATTATTAGTAGCAAATCTTATTATCCTGCCAGTCGCAATATCATTCTTCAACGATGATCTGAGCACACGATGGATTGCCTTCAACTGCCTAAGTGATactatttttttaatagataTTGTAGTCAATTTTAGAACAG GAATTATGCAACAAGACAACGCTGAACAAGTAATATTGGATCCAAAGCTTATAGCTAAACACTATTTAAGAACTTGGTTTTTTCTCGATTTGATTTCGTCGATACCGCtagattatatatttttaattttcaatcaa GATTTCTCTGATTCTTTTCAAATATTGCATGCCGGACGCGCCCTGCGCATCCTGCGCCTGGCCAAGCTCCTATCCCTGGTGCGACTGCTCCGCCTTTCCCGCCTCGTGCGCTACGTGTCCCAATGGGAGGAGGTCTAT TTCCTCAATATGGCCTCGGTCTTCATGAGGAtcttcaatttaatttgcatgatGCTCCTGATCGGCCATTGGAGCGGTTGCTTGCAGTTCTTAGTGCCAATGTTGCAGGGTTTTCCATCCAACTCCTGGGTCTCCATCAACGAGTTGCAG GAATCGTACTGGCTGGAGCAGTATTCGTGGGCATTGTTCAAGGCCATGTCGCACATGCTCTGCATAGGCTacggcag ATTCCCGCCACAATCACTGACAGACATGTGGCTAACGATGCTATCGATGATATCCGGGGCCACCTGTTACGCATTGTTCCTCGGTCACGCGACCAATCTCATCCAGAGCTTGGACTCCAGCCGGCGCCAGTATCGCGAGAAGGTCAAACAGGTGGAGGAGTACATGGCCTACCGCAAGCTGCCACGCGACATGCGGCAGCGCATCACGGAATACTTCGAGCATCGGTACCAGGGTAAATTCTTCGATGAAGAGTTGATACTTGGCGAGTTGAGCGAAAAACTGCGCGAGGATGTCATCAACTACAACTGCAG ATCCCTCGTGGCGTCAGTGCCTTTTTTTGCTAATGCCGATTCGAATTTCGTTTCCGACGTAGTTACCAAACTGAAATACGAAGTTTTCCAACCAG GTGATATTATCATAAAGGAGGGTACGATCGGTACTAAGATGTACTTCATACAGGAGGGCGTGGTGGACATTGTCATGGCCAACGGCGAG GTTGCCACCTCACTTTCGGATGGGTCCTACTTCGGTGAGATCTGTCTGCTGACCAATGCGCGTCGTGTGGCCAGCGTGCGAGCCGAAACCTATTGCAATCTATTCTCGTTGAGCGTGGATCATTTCAATTGCGTTCTGGATCAGTATCCGCTGATGCGCAAGACCATGGAGACTGTGGCCGCCGAGCGGTTAAACAAGATCGGCAAGAATCCAAACATAATGCATCAGAAGGACGAGCAGCTGAGCAATCCGGAGTCGAACACAATTACGGCTGTGGTTAATGCCCTGGCTGCCGAGGCGGATGACTGCAAAGATGA TGACATGGATCTCAAGGAGAATTTACTGCATGGGTCAGAGTCGAGCATTGCTGAGCCGGTGCAGACGATACGTGAGGGTCTCCCAAGGCCACGGAGCGGGGAGTTCCGGGCCTTGTTCGAGGGTAACACTCCATGA
- the LOC6734462 gene encoding uncharacterized protein LOC6734462 isoform X1 — protein sequence MDDRGELSLVKKVVHSLVVSSPGKLTVEQLMRDYLSEEGCTLPYSKLGFKDAETFLRSIPDMVTVTGHGQMAWISAVATAKSAHIQQFVRCQKKSKNRSFHKPKYCYASEPSNLVFINERASKSKNRKAPSQTYQTPSNLKLPVSYPNYSRLLFPVHMPVVYANIDQMISTRQQQVLYNYLQYNFYLQSLNNPYAFPQSTFRPQRTSVPCNANSKSLKVNGWSQNGRKPEASKEQNHQTHPETSTENKQDVPAQELEKENEELAKAFENLSVDVAPIGHQEKLEYEIYEDDEDEFVRDPFIYGEVKDPDQVLSSEDGSDAVRPLDPPEDCLHYASSDDGDDENAIPSYAVDDRVLGVDYPKDAVRSDFTLPSRVIESIIEVQQRIRVQLVSLVNPHNFNFWIYNEEFKDYESQFANMQTFYDSCASENYTMPLFLITTDHLCVVRGTSGWERARVLGYRSSNNKMSIEVELVDIGDIICVCQRNVKFLLKQFALLPRQCLSGRLAFITQWKAPKWSAEVVSFFHEMILLRQLYAKVEAIKNNTAYLVLVDTETHAHTVNLNRSLIESGWVRRCTSA from the exons ATGGATGATCGTGGAGAGTTAAGCTTGGTGAAGAAGGTGGTCCACTCGCTGGTGGTGTCCTCACCAGGAAAACTGACCGTCGAGCAGCTGATGCGGGATTACCTCAGCGAAGAGGGCTGCACTTTGCCCTACAGCAAACTGGGATTCAAGGACGCCGAAACCTTTCTCCGATCCATTCCGGATATGGTTACG GTGACGGGCCACGGACAAATGGCATGGATAAGTGCAGTAGCCACTGCCAAATCAGCGCACATTCAGCAATTCGTCCGTTGCCAAAAGAAGTCCAAGAATCGAAGCTTCCACAAACCCAAGTATTGCTACGCCTCCGAGCCATCCAATCTGGTCTTCATTAACGAACGCGCCTCTAAAAGTAAAAACAGGAAAGCTCCGTCCCAAACTTATCAGACGCCCAGCAATCTGAAACTTCCTGTTTCGTATCCCAACTATAGTCGACTATTATTTCCCGTCCATATGCCTGTTGTCTACGCTAATATTGACCAAATGATCAGCACCAGACAGCAACAGGTGCTATATAATTATCTGCAGTACAACTTTTATCTTCAGTCGCTGAATAATCCGTATGCCTTTCCGCAGAGTACTTTTAGACCACAAAGGACAAGCGTTCCATGTAACGCCAACTCCAAGTCATTGAAAGTTAATGGTTGGTCACAGAACGGACGAAAACCGGAAGCCTCAAAGGAGCAAAACCATCAGACACATCCTGAAACATCTACTGAGAATAAGCAAGACGTGCCAGCTCAGGAATTAGAGAAAGAAAACGAGGAATTGGCCAAAGCTTTTGAAAACCTTTCCGTGGACGTTGCTCCCATTGGTCACCAAGAAAAGCTAGAGTACGAAATCTATGAGGATGATGAAGACGAATTTGTCAGGGACCCCTTTATCTATGGAGAGGTTAAAGATCCAGATCAAGTGCTTTCATCCGAGGATGGCTCTGATGCTGTCAGGCCGCTGGATCCGCCGGAGGATTGCTTACACTACGCGTCTTCTGACGATGGGGATGATGAAAATGCCATTCCATCTTATGCTGTG GACGATCGGGTTCTAGGCGTTGACTACCCTAAGGATGCGGTTCGTTCTGATTTCACACTGCCTTCTCGCGTTATTGAGTCCATTATTGAGGTACAGCAGCGCATTAGGGTGCAGTTGGTGAGCTTGGTCAATCCACACAATTTCAACTTCTGGATATATAACGAAGAGTTTAAAGACTACGAGTCACAGTTTGCCAATATGCA AACGTTTTATGACAGTTGTGCCTCGGAAAATTACACAATGCCACTGTTTTTGATAACTACGGATCATCTCTGTGTGGTTCGCGGTACGAGTGGCTGGGAAAGGGCCAGAGTATTAGGCTACCGGTccagtaacaacaaaatgtcAATCGAGGTAGAGCTGGTGGACATAGGCGACATAATCTGCGTGTGCCAGCGGAATGTTAAGTTTCTGCTCAAGCAGTTCGCCTTGCTGCCACGGCAATGTTTGTCCGGTCGATTGGCGTTCATAACGCAGTGGAAGGCTCCAAAATGGTCCGCAGAAGTTGTTAGCTTCTTCCACGAGATGATATTATTGCGCCAACTTTACGCCAAGGTCGAAGCTATTAAG AACAATACTGCCTATCTTGTGCTAGTTGATACGgaaacacatgcacacactgTAAACTTAAATAGATCGCTCATAGAATCTGGTTGGGTGCGCCGCTGCACAAGTGCATag
- the LOC6734462 gene encoding uncharacterized protein LOC6734462 isoform X2 gives MDDRGELSLVKKVVHSLVVSSPGKLTVEQLMRDYLSEEGCTLPYSKLGFKDAETFLRSIPDMVTVTGHGQMAWISAVATAKSAHIQQFVRCQKKSKNRSFHKPKYCYASEPSNLVFINERASKSKNRKAPSQTYQTPSNLKLPVSYPNYSRLLFPVHMPVVYANIDQMISTRQQQSTFRPQRTSVPCNANSKSLKVNGWSQNGRKPEASKEQNHQTHPETSTENKQDVPAQELEKENEELAKAFENLSVDVAPIGHQEKLEYEIYEDDEDEFVRDPFIYGEVKDPDQVLSSEDGSDAVRPLDPPEDCLHYASSDDGDDENAIPSYAVDDRVLGVDYPKDAVRSDFTLPSRVIESIIEVQQRIRVQLVSLVNPHNFNFWIYNEEFKDYESQFANMQTFYDSCASENYTMPLFLITTDHLCVVRGTSGWERARVLGYRSSNNKMSIEVELVDIGDIICVCQRNVKFLLKQFALLPRQCLSGRLAFITQWKAPKWSAEVVSFFHEMILLRQLYAKVEAIKNNTAYLVLVDTETHAHTVNLNRSLIESGWVRRCTSA, from the exons ATGGATGATCGTGGAGAGTTAAGCTTGGTGAAGAAGGTGGTCCACTCGCTGGTGGTGTCCTCACCAGGAAAACTGACCGTCGAGCAGCTGATGCGGGATTACCTCAGCGAAGAGGGCTGCACTTTGCCCTACAGCAAACTGGGATTCAAGGACGCCGAAACCTTTCTCCGATCCATTCCGGATATGGTTACG GTGACGGGCCACGGACAAATGGCATGGATAAGTGCAGTAGCCACTGCCAAATCAGCGCACATTCAGCAATTCGTCCGTTGCCAAAAGAAGTCCAAGAATCGAAGCTTCCACAAACCCAAGTATTGCTACGCCTCCGAGCCATCCAATCTGGTCTTCATTAACGAACGCGCCTCTAAAAGTAAAAACAGGAAAGCTCCGTCCCAAACTTATCAGACGCCCAGCAATCTGAAACTTCCTGTTTCGTATCCCAACTATAGTCGACTATTATTTCCCGTCCATATGCCTGTTGTCTACGCTAATATTGACCAAATGATCAGCACCAGACAGCAACAG AGTACTTTTAGACCACAAAGGACAAGCGTTCCATGTAACGCCAACTCCAAGTCATTGAAAGTTAATGGTTGGTCACAGAACGGACGAAAACCGGAAGCCTCAAAGGAGCAAAACCATCAGACACATCCTGAAACATCTACTGAGAATAAGCAAGACGTGCCAGCTCAGGAATTAGAGAAAGAAAACGAGGAATTGGCCAAAGCTTTTGAAAACCTTTCCGTGGACGTTGCTCCCATTGGTCACCAAGAAAAGCTAGAGTACGAAATCTATGAGGATGATGAAGACGAATTTGTCAGGGACCCCTTTATCTATGGAGAGGTTAAAGATCCAGATCAAGTGCTTTCATCCGAGGATGGCTCTGATGCTGTCAGGCCGCTGGATCCGCCGGAGGATTGCTTACACTACGCGTCTTCTGACGATGGGGATGATGAAAATGCCATTCCATCTTATGCTGTG GACGATCGGGTTCTAGGCGTTGACTACCCTAAGGATGCGGTTCGTTCTGATTTCACACTGCCTTCTCGCGTTATTGAGTCCATTATTGAGGTACAGCAGCGCATTAGGGTGCAGTTGGTGAGCTTGGTCAATCCACACAATTTCAACTTCTGGATATATAACGAAGAGTTTAAAGACTACGAGTCACAGTTTGCCAATATGCA AACGTTTTATGACAGTTGTGCCTCGGAAAATTACACAATGCCACTGTTTTTGATAACTACGGATCATCTCTGTGTGGTTCGCGGTACGAGTGGCTGGGAAAGGGCCAGAGTATTAGGCTACCGGTccagtaacaacaaaatgtcAATCGAGGTAGAGCTGGTGGACATAGGCGACATAATCTGCGTGTGCCAGCGGAATGTTAAGTTTCTGCTCAAGCAGTTCGCCTTGCTGCCACGGCAATGTTTGTCCGGTCGATTGGCGTTCATAACGCAGTGGAAGGCTCCAAAATGGTCCGCAGAAGTTGTTAGCTTCTTCCACGAGATGATATTATTGCGCCAACTTTACGCCAAGGTCGAAGCTATTAAG AACAATACTGCCTATCTTGTGCTAGTTGATACGgaaacacatgcacacactgTAAACTTAAATAGATCGCTCATAGAATCTGGTTGGGTGCGCCGCTGCACAAGTGCATag